A region of Pseudomonas sp. Marseille-Q3773 DNA encodes the following proteins:
- a CDS encoding DUF3313 domain-containing protein, translating into MKSLPRITLLCAALLAVAACSSNRVDPKDYSGFLKDYSRLAETKSPSGDPVMRWIDPKVNVNQYSQVFIEPSQFYPRPQPTEVISAQTLQEITRYFNEALRREMGSVVPLAKGPGPGVLVVRPAITAVSTSNEGLKPYEVIPIALISAGVNTAMGGRDQEVDVGVEAAFLDGASQKVLAQVVRKGTGQELENKTTKLTLNDVKPVLDGWAKDMRASFLEAKQKARQ; encoded by the coding sequence ATGAAATCATTGCCTCGCATTACCCTGTTGTGCGCCGCATTGCTTGCCGTTGCTGCCTGTTCCAGCAACCGCGTGGACCCCAAGGACTACTCCGGCTTCCTCAAGGACTACAGCCGGCTGGCAGAAACCAAGAGCCCTTCAGGCGACCCGGTGATGCGCTGGATCGACCCCAAGGTCAACGTCAACCAGTACAGCCAGGTATTCATCGAGCCGAGCCAGTTCTACCCGCGGCCACAGCCGACGGAGGTCATCTCGGCGCAGACGCTGCAGGAAATCACCCGCTACTTCAATGAGGCCCTGCGCCGTGAAATGGGCAGCGTCGTGCCCCTGGCCAAGGGCCCCGGACCCGGGGTGCTGGTGGTGCGTCCTGCGATCACCGCGGTGTCCACCAGCAACGAAGGCCTCAAGCCTTACGAAGTCATTCCCATCGCGTTGATCTCGGCCGGCGTCAACACGGCCATGGGTGGTCGCGACCAGGAAGTGGATGTCGGTGTAGAGGCAGCGTTCCTGGATGGAGCCAGCCAGAAGGTGCTGGCCCAGGTAGTGCGCAAGGGCACAGGGCAGGAACTGGAGAACAAGACCACCAAGCTGACCCTGAACGACGTCAAGCCGGTGCTGGATGGCTGGGCCAAGGACATGCGCGCGAGCTTCCTCGAAGCGAAACAGAAAGCCCGCCAATAA
- a CDS encoding L-serine ammonia-lyase — MAISVFDLFKIGIGPSSSHTVGPMRAAATFAQALREQGLLGRVSRVEVRLYGSLSATGVGHATDRACLLGLMGQWPDRIDPAPIESRIGQVMQEHCLLLDGSHPLAFEYSRDLLLLDENLPYHPNAMSLEALDGQASLLRQTYYSVGGGFIVEQAEIDAPRSEANAVQLPYEFDSAAQLLALCKAHGLSVAQLMMANERAWRPEAEVREGLLRVWAAMRECVDNGLRNEGVLPGGLHVKRRAARLHRSLQELGKPNVIGSTLSAMEWVNLFALAVNEENAAGGRMVTAPTNGAAGIIPAVLHYYMKFNPGACDADVVDFLLGAAAVGILCKKNASISGAEVGCQGEVGSACSMAAAGLAQVLGATPPQLENAAEIALEHNLGLTCDPVGGLVQVPCIERNAIAAVKAINAVQMALRGDGEHFISLDRVIRTMRDTGADMHANYKETSRGGLAVAFVEC, encoded by the coding sequence ATGGCTATCAGTGTTTTCGACCTTTTCAAAATCGGCATCGGCCCGTCCAGCTCCCACACCGTCGGCCCGATGCGGGCAGCGGCGACCTTTGCCCAGGCCCTGCGTGAGCAAGGGCTGCTGGGCCGGGTCAGCCGTGTCGAGGTGCGGCTGTATGGCTCGCTGTCAGCCACCGGCGTTGGCCACGCCACCGACCGCGCCTGCCTGCTCGGCCTGATGGGGCAGTGGCCGGACCGTATCGACCCGGCCCCCATCGAGTCGCGCATTGGCCAGGTCATGCAGGAGCACTGCCTGCTGCTCGATGGCAGCCACCCGCTGGCGTTCGAGTACAGCCGCGATCTGCTGCTGCTCGACGAAAACCTGCCGTACCACCCCAACGCCATGAGCCTGGAAGCCCTCGACGGGCAGGCCAGCCTGTTGCGCCAGACCTACTATTCGGTAGGCGGTGGTTTCATCGTCGAGCAGGCCGAGATCGATGCGCCGCGCAGCGAAGCGAACGCGGTGCAGCTGCCGTACGAATTCGACAGCGCTGCGCAGTTGCTGGCCTTGTGCAAGGCCCACGGTTTGAGCGTGGCGCAATTGATGATGGCCAACGAGCGTGCCTGGCGCCCGGAGGCCGAAGTCCGCGAGGGCCTGCTGCGGGTCTGGGCGGCCATGCGTGAATGCGTCGATAACGGCCTGCGCAACGAAGGGGTCCTGCCTGGCGGCCTGCACGTCAAGCGGCGTGCAGCGCGCCTGCATCGCAGCCTGCAGGAACTGGGCAAGCCCAACGTGATCGGTTCCACCCTCAGTGCCATGGAGTGGGTCAACCTGTTCGCCCTGGCGGTGAATGAAGAGAACGCCGCCGGCGGGCGCATGGTCACCGCGCCCACCAATGGCGCCGCGGGGATCATTCCTGCGGTGTTGCACTACTACATGAAGTTCAACCCCGGTGCCTGCGATGCGGATGTGGTGGATTTCCTGCTGGGCGCAGCGGCGGTGGGTATTCTGTGCAAGAAGAACGCATCGATCTCCGGGGCGGAAGTCGGCTGCCAGGGCGAGGTGGGCTCGGCCTGCTCGATGGCCGCTGCCGGCCTGGCGCAGGTGCTTGGCGCGACCCCGCCGCAACTGGAAAACGCCGCCGAGATTGCCCTGGAACATAACCTCGGACTGACCTGCGACCCGGTCGGCGGCCTGGTCCAGGTGCCCTGCATCGAGCGCAACGCGATCGCGGCGGTGAAAGCGATCAACGCCGTGCAGATGGCCTTGCGCGGGGATGGCGAGCATTTCATCTCGCTGGACCGGGTGATCCGCACCATGCGTGATACCGGGGCGGACATGCATGCCAACTACAAGGAAACCTCGCGCGGTGGTCTGGCTGTTGCGTTCGTGGAGTGTTGA
- a CDS encoding LysR substrate-binding domain-containing protein, with translation MRRQLNGQMFVWLHVFACAARHLSFTRCAEELHITPGAVSQQMRQLEERLGYRLFLRRARGVELSAEGQRLAQTVAEAYGSIEAELLRLDAGEIRGTVRLRSIPSFLAKWLTPRLPRFQQRYPDIELRLVAEDSAQALNPGDFDLAIDLNDGSYPGMLSTPLLDEQIFPVCSPALLRGRPPLHGPADLAHYPLLHDITAWRGSSEYAEWEFYLEGIGAAGLDVRRGHTFNRNHLTIEAAIAGSGVAIARRTLLNDELERGALIVPFGVPIANHKRYVVHYPPGGLNQPGARAVHDWLVEEARGFRELHPLGKEPPT, from the coding sequence ATGCGTCGACAACTCAATGGCCAGATGTTCGTCTGGTTGCATGTGTTCGCCTGTGCAGCCCGGCACTTGTCCTTCACCCGCTGTGCCGAAGAACTGCATATCACCCCGGGGGCAGTCAGCCAGCAGATGCGCCAGCTGGAAGAACGCCTGGGCTATCGGTTGTTCCTGCGCCGGGCGCGCGGCGTGGAACTGAGCGCCGAGGGGCAGCGCCTGGCGCAGACGGTGGCCGAAGCCTACGGCAGCATCGAAGCTGAACTGCTGCGCCTGGACGCGGGTGAAATCCGTGGCACCGTGCGCCTGCGTTCGATCCCGTCGTTCCTGGCCAAATGGCTCACGCCGCGCCTGCCGCGCTTCCAGCAACGCTACCCGGACATCGAACTGCGGCTGGTGGCCGAAGACAGTGCCCAGGCATTGAACCCGGGAGATTTCGACTTGGCCATCGACCTGAACGACGGCAGCTACCCCGGCATGCTGTCGACGCCGCTGCTGGACGAGCAGATCTTCCCGGTGTGCTCGCCCGCCCTGCTGCGCGGGCGCCCGCCGCTGCACGGGCCGGCGGACCTGGCGCACTACCCGCTGCTGCATGACATCACCGCCTGGCGTGGCAGTTCGGAATACGCTGAATGGGAGTTCTACCTGGAAGGCATCGGTGCCGCCGGTCTCGATGTACGGCGCGGGCATACCTTCAACCGCAACCACCTGACCATCGAGGCGGCGATCGCCGGCAGCGGCGTGGCCATCGCGCGGCGCACCCTGCTCAACGACGAACTGGAGCGCGGTGCGCTGATCGTGCCCTTCGGGGTGCCGATTGCCAACCACAAACGCTACGTGGTGCATTACCCGCCGGGCGGGTTGAACCAGCCCGGCGCACGGGCGGTGCATGACTGGCTGGTGGAAGAAGCACGGGGGTTCAGGGAGTTGCACCCGCTGGGCAAGGAGCCACCCACCTGA
- a CDS encoding undecaprenyl-phosphate glucose phosphotransferase, with translation MVFEPRSSRSLLQRRSSVSNAIQAGLDGIAVTGIAWYLIYDQFGYITSDYVIMLLLLIGALAVIYDHYAIYRTNVGLSIKAFRLFKAWSATFCFLVVMAFLTKQSETYSRLLVVQLFIIGYIAQLFLHFAVRELQKRFTAHARLDNALIIGAGDLANFLYQKISNNPWFGERVLGCVLIDAPDEPGRETAEGKQRLPVLGHIAELDEIVARHAIRTVYLVTPLGGSEVINEVYLKLLDKCIAVNWVPDIFSLRLINHSVREIAGIPVLTLSETPLTGMSLFLKNLEDRVLAALILLFASPVLLAVAVAIKLDSRGPVFFRQERTGWTGEAFRIWKFRSMHVHQPEEGVIRQAQKNDPRLTRVGAFIRRTSLDELPQLFNVLTGEMSLVGPRPHALQHDTLYSQDIVDYFARHNIKPGMTGLAQVRGFRGETKDIEQMIQRVDSDIEYINNWSLWLDFVILVRTLNAFTGKQAY, from the coding sequence ATGGTTTTCGAACCCAGAAGCAGTCGTTCATTGCTTCAGCGAAGAAGCAGCGTCAGTAACGCCATCCAGGCCGGTCTCGACGGAATAGCCGTCACCGGTATCGCCTGGTACCTGATCTACGACCAGTTCGGCTATATCACTTCCGATTACGTGATCATGCTGTTGTTGCTGATCGGCGCACTGGCGGTGATCTACGATCACTATGCGATCTACCGCACCAACGTCGGCCTATCGATCAAGGCGTTCCGGCTGTTCAAGGCGTGGTCGGCAACCTTCTGCTTCCTGGTGGTGATGGCCTTCCTGACCAAACAGAGCGAAACCTACTCGCGGCTGCTGGTGGTGCAACTGTTCATCATCGGCTACATCGCCCAGTTGTTCCTGCATTTTGCCGTGCGCGAACTGCAGAAGCGCTTCACCGCACATGCGCGCCTGGACAACGCGCTGATCATCGGCGCCGGTGACCTGGCCAATTTCCTTTATCAGAAAATCAGCAACAACCCCTGGTTCGGCGAGCGGGTGCTGGGCTGCGTGCTGATCGACGCGCCCGACGAGCCGGGCCGCGAAACTGCCGAGGGCAAGCAACGCCTGCCGGTGCTCGGGCACATTGCCGAGCTGGACGAGATCGTCGCCCGGCACGCCATTCGTACGGTGTACCTGGTCACGCCACTGGGCGGTTCCGAGGTCATCAACGAGGTGTACCTGAAGCTGCTCGACAAGTGCATTGCGGTGAACTGGGTGCCTGACATCTTCTCCTTGCGCCTGATCAACCACAGCGTGCGGGAAATCGCCGGCATTCCAGTGCTGACTTTGTCCGAGACGCCGCTGACGGGCATGAGCCTGTTCCTGAAAAACCTCGAGGACAGGGTATTGGCCGCGCTGATTCTGCTGTTTGCCTCGCCGGTACTGCTGGCCGTGGCAGTGGCGATCAAGCTGGATAGCCGGGGCCCGGTGTTCTTCCGCCAGGAACGCACCGGCTGGACCGGGGAAGCGTTCCGTATCTGGAAGTTCAGGAGCATGCATGTACACCAGCCGGAGGAGGGCGTGATCAGGCAGGCGCAGAAGAATGACCCGCGGCTGACCCGGGTCGGTGCGTTCATCCGCCGTACCAGCCTGGACGAGCTGCCGCAGCTGTTCAATGTGCTGACCGGGGAAATGTCGCTGGTCGGGCCGCGACCGCATGCCCTGCAGCATGACACGCTGTATTCCCAGGACATCGTCGATTACTTTGCCCGCCACAATATCAAGCCTGGCATGACCGGCCTGGCACAGGTGCGCGGGTTCCGCGGCGAGACCAAGGATATCGAGCAGATGATCCAGCGCGTCGACTCGGACATCGAGTACATCAACAACTGGTCGCTGTGGCTGGACTTCGTGATCCTGGTGCGTACGTTGAACGCGTTTACCGGTAAGCAGGCCTATTGA
- a CDS encoding WecB/TagA/CpsF family glycosyltransferase produces MAEWQQRWAGIIDKLEAVADEAAAQRLLDRLAAAQTPTVLGFVNAHAMNLVVRDGAYAQALSAADVLLRDGAGMAILYRQLGLEPGLNMNGTDFIPRLMAAYRGRRVAFWGTRQPYLDQAAQRSASLFGVVPVSVHDGFASLETYLQLAREQQPELIVLGMGMPRQEAVAAQLAGTGEPCLIVCGGAILDFLGGKVSRAPPWLRRVGGEWLYRLSREPKRLFMRYVVGNPLFLLRARLYRRGAGHAGRSV; encoded by the coding sequence ATGGCTGAGTGGCAGCAGCGCTGGGCCGGCATCATCGACAAGCTCGAAGCCGTGGCTGACGAAGCTGCCGCGCAGCGCCTGCTCGACCGGCTGGCCGCCGCGCAGACCCCGACCGTGCTCGGTTTCGTCAACGCCCATGCGATGAACCTGGTGGTACGCGACGGCGCGTACGCTCAGGCATTGTCGGCGGCCGACGTGCTGCTGCGTGACGGCGCCGGCATGGCGATCCTCTATCGCCAGCTTGGCCTGGAGCCCGGGCTCAACATGAATGGTACCGACTTCATTCCCCGGCTGATGGCTGCCTACCGCGGGCGGCGGGTGGCGTTCTGGGGCACACGGCAGCCCTACCTGGACCAGGCCGCGCAGCGTAGCGCCAGCCTGTTCGGGGTGGTGCCGGTATCGGTCCATGATGGCTTTGCCAGCCTGGAAACCTACCTGCAACTGGCCAGGGAGCAGCAACCCGAGCTGATCGTGCTGGGCATGGGCATGCCCAGGCAGGAGGCGGTAGCGGCGCAGTTGGCGGGCACTGGCGAACCGTGCCTGATCGTCTGTGGTGGGGCGATCCTGGATTTTCTTGGCGGCAAGGTCAGCCGGGCGCCGCCGTGGCTGCGGCGTGTGGGCGGGGAGTGGTTGTACCGGTTGTCGCGCGAACCGAAGCGCCTGTTCATGCGCTATGTGGTGGGCAACCCCTTGTTTCTGCTGCGCGCCCGGCTGTACCGCCGCGGTGCAGGGCATGCCGGACGCAGCGTGTAG
- a CDS encoding glycosyltransferase family 2 protein: protein MISVLAWLLGTLALIVLLPVLLLLGQVLLACLPRQAQPLGGNRRPQVAVLVPAHDEAMIIRAALASITPQLQPGDQLLVVADNCTDDTAQLAREGGAEVVERHDLRLRGKGYALDFGVRHLARQPPEVVIVVDADCRVGEGAIERLARRCHEAARPVQALYLTHAPAGAGTKVQIAEFAWRVKNLVRPRGWARLGLPCQLMGAGMAFGWRDLALVDLANGHLVEDVKLGLDLCQQGKPPVFCPEALVTSQFPASQQGLNSQRTRWEHGHLGLMLTDAPRRALAAVRQGNGSLLAMTLDLLVPPLALLVLALLGVNLLAWLVYLLFGVAAPAWIALGALALLGLAVMLAWARFCRELIPFSVLLYAPFYAARKVPMYLGFLIKRQVDWVRSKRDAD, encoded by the coding sequence ATGATTAGTGTATTGGCTTGGCTACTCGGCACCCTGGCGCTCATTGTCCTGCTACCGGTACTGCTGCTGTTGGGGCAGGTGCTGCTCGCCTGCTTGCCGAGGCAGGCGCAACCCTTGGGCGGCAACAGGCGTCCGCAGGTGGCCGTGCTGGTGCCAGCGCATGACGAAGCAATGATCATCCGCGCCGCATTGGCGAGCATCACCCCGCAATTGCAGCCTGGCGACCAGTTGCTGGTGGTGGCGGACAACTGCACTGACGACACCGCGCAACTGGCCCGCGAGGGTGGCGCGGAGGTAGTGGAACGCCACGACCTGCGCTTGCGTGGCAAGGGCTATGCCTTGGACTTTGGCGTGCGCCACCTGGCCCGCCAGCCGCCCGAGGTAGTGATCGTGGTCGATGCCGATTGCCGGGTCGGCGAGGGCGCGATCGAGCGCCTGGCGCGTCGTTGCCACGAAGCCGCCCGGCCGGTACAGGCCCTGTACCTGACGCACGCCCCGGCAGGGGCCGGGACGAAAGTACAGATCGCCGAATTCGCCTGGCGGGTCAAGAACCTGGTACGCCCGCGCGGTTGGGCGCGCCTGGGCCTGCCTTGCCAGTTGATGGGCGCTGGCATGGCGTTCGGTTGGCGTGACCTGGCCCTGGTCGACCTGGCCAATGGGCACCTGGTGGAGGATGTGAAGCTGGGCCTGGACCTGTGCCAGCAAGGCAAACCCCCGGTGTTCTGCCCCGAGGCCTTGGTCACCAGCCAGTTTCCGGCCAGCCAGCAAGGCCTGAACAGCCAGCGCACCCGCTGGGAGCATGGCCACCTGGGGTTGATGCTGACCGATGCCCCCAGGCGTGCGCTGGCCGCCGTCAGGCAAGGCAACGGCAGCTTGCTGGCGATGACCCTCGACCTGCTGGTGCCGCCCCTGGCATTGCTGGTGCTGGCCCTGCTCGGGGTCAACCTGTTGGCCTGGCTGGTCTACCTGCTGTTCGGCGTCGCGGCACCTGCCTGGATCGCCCTGGGTGCGCTGGCGTTGCTGGGCCTTGCGGTCATGTTGGCCTGGGCGCGCTTCTGTCGTGAGCTGATCCCGTTTTCCGTGTTGCTGTATGCGCCATTCTATGCGGCGAGGAAGGTTCCGATGTATCTGGGGTTTCTGATCAAGCGCCAGGTTGACTGGGTGCGTTCGAAGCGGGATGCAGACTGA
- a CDS encoding glycosyltransferase has translation MRIAYFVNQYPKVSHSFIRREILALERQGVAVQRIALRGWDAQLQDGEDANERDNTRYVLQGGIAGLLGPTWQVLCGQPRPFFRALWLALRLGLRADRAWPYHLVYLAEACQVLQWLQAGKAQHVHAHFGTNSTEVVMLAHVLGGPAYSFTVHGPEEFDKPQFLHIGEKVRRAAFVAAVSSYGRSQVLRWVAHDHWAKVKVVHCGLERSFHEVAPVSLPAAPRLVCVGRLCEQKGQLLLLEAARILAARAVGFELVLAGDGEMRGQVEALIARYGLQRQVRITGWISSAQVREEILAARALVLPSFAEGLPVVIMEAMALRRPVLTTYVAGIPELVQPGENGWLFPAGAVDELVTAIVECLAQPVEVLQRMGEAARQRVLQRHDVDTEAARLAAYFKASA, from the coding sequence ATGCGCATTGCCTATTTCGTCAACCAGTACCCAAAGGTCAGCCACAGTTTCATCCGCCGCGAAATCCTCGCGCTGGAGCGCCAGGGGGTAGCGGTGCAGCGTATTGCCCTGCGCGGCTGGGACGCGCAGCTGCAGGACGGCGAAGACGCAAACGAACGTGACAACACCCGCTATGTGCTGCAAGGCGGCATTGCGGGCCTGCTCGGACCCACCTGGCAGGTCCTCTGCGGGCAGCCACGGCCGTTCTTCCGCGCCCTGTGGCTGGCCCTGCGCCTCGGCCTGCGCGCCGACCGCGCCTGGCCCTATCACTTGGTCTACCTGGCCGAGGCCTGCCAGGTGCTGCAGTGGCTGCAGGCAGGCAAGGCACAACACGTGCACGCCCATTTCGGCACCAATTCCACCGAGGTGGTGATGCTGGCCCACGTGCTGGGAGGGCCGGCCTACAGCTTTACCGTGCACGGGCCGGAGGAATTCGACAAGCCGCAATTTCTGCACATCGGCGAGAAGGTGCGGCGTGCCGCATTTGTCGCGGCCGTCAGTTCGTATGGGCGCAGCCAGGTGTTGCGCTGGGTGGCACACGACCACTGGGCCAAGGTCAAGGTGGTACATTGCGGCCTGGAGCGCAGTTTTCATGAGGTGGCGCCGGTCAGCCTGCCGGCGGCGCCGCGGCTGGTGTGTGTCGGGCGCTTGTGCGAACAGAAAGGCCAGCTGCTGTTGCTTGAAGCCGCGCGGATACTGGCTGCCCGAGCGGTCGGTTTCGAGCTGGTGCTGGCCGGTGACGGCGAGATGCGTGGGCAGGTCGAGGCATTGATTGCCCGCTATGGCTTGCAGCGCCAGGTCCGTATCACCGGCTGGATCAGCAGTGCCCAGGTGCGTGAAGAGATCCTTGCCGCGCGCGCACTGGTGCTGCCCAGCTTCGCCGAGGGACTGCCGGTGGTAATCATGGAGGCCATGGCCCTGCGCCGGCCCGTGCTGACGACTTATGTGGCGGGCATTCCCGAGCTGGTGCAGCCGGGCGAGAACGGTTGGTTGTTTCCCGCCGGCGCCGTTGACGAGCTGGTGACGGCCATTGTCGAGTGCCTGGCGCAACCTGTCGAGGTGTTGCAGCGTATGGGCGAGGCGGCCCGCCAGCGTGTGCTGCAACGGCATGATGTCGACACCGAGGCGGCCCGGTTGGCCGCTTATTTCAAGGCATCCGCATGA
- a CDS encoding VirK/YbjX family protein, whose protein sequence is MLGTIIKSVFTLQPGYSLRALNNKYRLLRQIARHWPELNAFLQRMTLALGEGRWRRLGVDGVGVVQWPYISKCWEAPQRLEVVASHFEVVAGQFPSLLLLDRADSRVLGELTSHSPGCRLVLDRPIWFKREGELVLNLFQNDLRVASLAFTLCRSQGELCLFIGAVQGIHKGVDSETSLAIYRDLTKDFEGLRPRSLLLEALKCLARILRVEYLYAVNDACRHHRHAYFGNDKDRELAANYDAIWQEHGGMNCNRADFYELPLDPAQRAEQDIPSKKRAMYRRRQALLEDVFARLQAALAGSGHNLELQEKQGDAPDAGASAGRRPPVIDSLK, encoded by the coding sequence ATGCTTGGCACGATCATCAAAAGCGTGTTCACCCTGCAACCGGGTTACTCGTTGCGGGCGCTGAACAACAAGTACCGGCTGTTGCGCCAGATTGCCCGGCATTGGCCCGAGCTGAATGCCTTCCTGCAACGCATGACCCTGGCACTGGGCGAGGGGCGCTGGCGCCGGCTGGGCGTGGATGGCGTCGGTGTCGTGCAATGGCCCTATATCAGCAAATGCTGGGAAGCGCCGCAGCGCCTGGAGGTGGTGGCTTCGCACTTCGAGGTGGTGGCCGGTCAGTTTCCGTCGCTGTTGCTGCTGGACCGGGCAGACAGCCGGGTATTGGGTGAGCTGACCAGCCATTCGCCGGGTTGCCGCCTGGTGCTCGACCGGCCGATCTGGTTCAAGCGTGAAGGCGAGCTGGTGCTGAACCTGTTCCAGAACGACCTGCGCGTGGCCTCCCTGGCATTTACCCTGTGCCGCAGCCAGGGCGAACTTTGCCTGTTCATCGGTGCCGTGCAAGGCATCCACAAGGGCGTCGACAGCGAGACGTCGCTGGCCATCTACCGCGACCTGACCAAGGACTTCGAGGGGCTGCGCCCGCGTAGCCTGCTGCTCGAAGCGTTGAAGTGCCTGGCCAGGATTCTGCGCGTGGAGTACCTGTACGCCGTCAATGATGCCTGTCGTCACCACCGGCATGCCTACTTCGGCAACGACAAGGACCGGGAGCTGGCCGCCAATTATGACGCGATCTGGCAGGAGCATGGCGGCATGAACTGCAATCGTGCGGACTTCTACGAGCTGCCGCTGGACCCTGCGCAACGCGCGGAACAGGACATTCCGAGCAAGAAACGGGCGATGTACCGCCGCCGCCAGGCGCTGCTCGAAGATGTTTTCGCACGTTTGCAGGCAGCTTTGGCAGGCAGCGGCCACAACCTTGAACTACAAGAGAAGCAGGGGGATGCACCTGACGCAGGGGCATCGGCGGGACGCCGGCCACCGGTAATCGACAGCTTGAAGTGA